The genomic DNA CGTCGTGCATGCGCTCGACCTCGGCGACCCAGTCGATGGGCTTGACGAAGATGGCCTCGGTCATCGCGTGGGCCAGCTCGGTGTCGATACCGCACTTGGCGGCCCAGCGGTCGACGACCTCGATGCCATCGGCCAGACGCGGGGTGTGGAAGCCGACCTCGACCTGCACGCCCTGGAAGACGGGGCTGAAGACGGCGCCGCCGCGCAGCTTGTTCTTGCGCTCGGCCTCGTCCTTCTCGGTGATCTTGCTGCAGTACAACTCGAAGCGGGCCAGCTGCTCCGGGGTGCCGGTGATGACGACGCTGCGACGGCCGTTGCGGATCGACAGGACCGGCGGCAGGACGGTGCGGACGTCCTTGGAGAAGTCTTCGAGCAGTTCGGCGATGCGCTCGGGGTCCACGTTGGTGACCGACACCATCGGCGACTTGTCGCCGCGGCCGACCATGCCGCGACGGCGCGACACGAGCGAGCCGGCGGCGCCGATGAGCTGCAGCAGGGCGAGGAGTTCGGCGTCACGGGTGCCGTTGGCCTTGAGCGCCTCGGCGGCGATGATGCCCTGCGAGTGCCCGGCGACCGCGACCGGCGGGGTGCCCGCGAGGTCCAGACCCTGACGCTGCACGGCACGGATGGCGGCCATCTGGGCCAGCAGGATGCCGGGGCCGGAGATGGCGGCGGTGGTCAGCTGCTTGGCCGAGGGCAGCGGCTCGTCGGCGGCGAGGGCGCGAACCCACTGCATGGGCTCGAAGCCGATGGGCCGCACGACGACGAGTTCGCGCGCGACGGGCTCGAGCAGCAGGGCCGCTTCGCCGACGATCTCGCTGAGCTCGGATTCGATGCCGGCCGAGCTGACGAGCTCTTCGAGGTTCTCCAGCCAGGACGCGCCCTGGCCACCGAACGCGACGGCATACGGCTCGCCGGCATTGAGCAGATCCACGAGAGCGTGCGCGCTCGCCGCCACCGCCTCGGTGTTGCCACTGGTCACATTGCGGTGCTCGTTGATCGTCATGCGTCCCTCTCGTCTTTGCCGCGCGAACCGGTCAAGGTGCTGCTTGGTCTTGGTAGTCGGCCCTGGGGCACCGCGATGCGACGTCGGATCACGTGAGGCCCGTGCTACGTCTGGCGCCCGAGTTTTCGGGTGCCGGAGAGCCGGGCCGACTGCACTAAGAGTGTCATAAGATTCGCGGCGTTTTTCGGCCGGAAATGGTTACCAACGAGTTCTACGGATCGGTAACCACCTACCTGGGTAACACCGCGTCGCGGGACTGCCCGTACCCAACAGGACAAACGTCCTGTTGGCGGCTGGTTACGGTCGAGTAGTAACAACATCGCTGATCAAAGCGGTATTGTTATCAAATCGTGACCATGCTTGTGACGGTGCCGGACCTTACTAATGAGTAGGAAAAGACCCGTTCCAGAAAACACTCGACAATGATGGTCCGTATGTCTATACAGGCGGTAAGTTACCGAGCCGCCATTTGCTGCGGTTTGATCTCGTTTTCTTAGAGCTGGGCTCCAGCTAACTACTGAGCGGTAATCTGCGCGCCCGTCAGTCCCACTGCCCGAAGCGGGGCTTGAGGATGTGGTTGATGTCGACACCGACTCCCCCGACGTGGCGCTTGTCGATCTCGACCTGATGCAGTGCCGCCGCCGGATGCGCGGCTCCACCGGGCGAGCCCCAGTTGTGCTGCCAGAAGTACGACCCCAGGCCGTCCTGCACGGCCCACTCGATGGTCTTGGAGTTGGCGTACACGCCGACCCGCTGGTGCCCCAAGACCGATTCCCAGCCGCGCAGGTACGGCGCAACCTGCGCCTTGTACTGGGCCGGAGTCGGATCGTCGTCGATCGACGCGTAGATCGGCGCCCCGACCGGACCGCCCGCCGCGGTGTGCAATGCGAACCCACGCTGGGCATGCTGCACGCCGGCGGCGTGCCCGCCCAGCCAGTCGGCCGTCGATTCCTTCCCATACTGGTAACAGGACACGATCTTCAGTCCGCCCTTGTACAAGTCACGCGCTTCCGGCAGCTCGATGGGCTTGCCCAGCATCCACGCCCCGCCGGGCCGCCGGTCCGAGACATACCGGATGGCGCCGAGCGCCCCGGCCGACCGGATATCGGAGGCGCTGAGCACCCCTGCCGCGTAGTCCAGCAACACGCCGTACGGGGCCGCCGAAGCGGTCGTCGCGCCGAGTACCGATTGCAACCCAGCTCCGAGGCCGAGCGCCGCCGGCGCGGCTGCAGCGTATTTCAGCAGGTCACGACGCGAAATTGCCACGCGTCTCAGGATATGACAGCTACCTCTTCCGGCCCGTTAGCCACACCAGTGCGCTTTTGTCCCAGGCGTGCCCGCTCAACGTCACGTTTGGCGCGCAACCGCCGCGGCGACGTGCCGGTGCCCGATGATCTCGAACCCGGCCACGCTCACCATCGGTGCCACGCTCGCCACCAACAGACAGAGCGCCATCGGCACCCCGACCGCGGCGAGCACCACCGTCGCGATCAGGACCAGCGCGGTCAGCACCACCAGCAGCAGGTGCAGGGCGTCGACCGACCGCAGCATCAGCGTGTACAGCACGTAGACCAATGCGATGTAGATGCCGACCGGGATCACCACGCTGAGCACCGTGGCCACCGACCCCAGCGCCGAGTGGTGCTGGATGTAGTACGCGGCGGTGTGCAGGCCGGCACCGGTCGCGACGATGGCGCCGTACACCGGCATGTGCAGGTACCCGAACCAGAAGCCCCGCTCGCGGTGCGCGTGCAGGGCGTCGGCCGACGGCACCATGAAGTACACCCACCACATGCCGAAGGTCAGGGCCGTGCCCGCGATCGCCAGCAGCACCGCGTCCCACGACCAGCCGTGCTCGCCGACGACAGCCGACAGTGAGGCGACCGTCCCGACGACGCCCTCGCCGACGCCCTCGCCGAGCGCGATGATCGCCAGCAGTCCGTAGCGCTCGGCGATGTGATGCGCGTGCCACGGGGTCCCGCCGCACTTGGTCTCGGCGATCATCGGGCCGCCCAGTTCGATGAGCGCCAACAGCACCCAGGCGCCCAGGGTCACCGGCACACTCGTCGGCAGGAACACCGTGCCGACCCAGCCCACCTGGACCACCGCGACGATCCAGACGTACGTCATCGCCGCTGCGCGCCGTGACGGATCTTGCTTCGCGGCGCGTAACCACTGCCCCACCAAGGCAATTCGCATCACCACGTAACCGGCGACCAGCACCGCGTTGTCGACGTGGTGGCCGTGCTCGATCGAGGCGTAGAACGCGGGCAGGCCGAGTGCCAGGACCAGGACGCCGACCATCTCGACCATCGTCATCAACCGGAACACCCAGTCATCGGTGTCGTACGCCGAGGCGAACCAGGTGAAGTTGATCCACGCCAGACAGATCGCGAAGGTGGAAAACACGAACCCCGTGATGCCGGCGCCGACGTGGCCCGCGGCCAGCATGTGCGACAGCTCCGACGCCGCGACTCCGAACGCCACGACGAAGGTCAGGTCGAACAGCAGCTCCAGAGGCGTCGCGACGCGGTGCCTTTCGTGCGGATCGCGGCCCCGCATCGGCGTCAACCGATGTGCGCGCACCGAACTGTGTGGGTCAGGAGCGTCCTGTTCAGCCCCATCCATGCCGTGGTCCCTTCAGCGAATCCGGGCCCCGTCCGGGCCGCGTCACGGTAAGCCTGCCGCAGATCCCCGCTCCCGTCCCACTACCGTGAAGACGTGTCCGCTCCCCCGATCGCCGTCGGCGTCGTTCTTGCCGCCGGTATCGGATCGCGTGTCGGGGCCGACGGCAACAAGGCCTATCTGCAGTTGGCCGGCCGCAGCATGGTGGCGTGGTCGGTGGCGGCCGTGGCCGCCGGTCCCCAGATCGCCCGCACCATCCTGGTGTTCCGGCGCGGTGAGCGCGATCAGGTCGCGGCGCTCATGGCCGACGAACTCCCGGGAACCACAGTCGAATTCGTCGAAGGCGGCGACTCCCGGCACGGCTCCGAACACAACGTGCTGAGCTACCTCGCGGCGGACATCGAAGCCGGCACGGTCGACGTCGTGCTGATCCACGACGCCGCCCGGCCGCTGGCCGGTGCCGACCTGATGGACACCGCCGTCACCACGGCACGAGAGCGGGGCGGCGCCATTCCGGTGCTGCCGTCGGGCGACGTGTTGCGCCTGACCGAGCACGGCCTCAGCGCCATCGACCAGGCGCTGGTTCGGGTGCAGACGCCGCAGGCATTCCGGGCCGCGCCGCTGTGGCAGGCCTACGTCGCCGCGGCCGCCACCGGTTTCGAGGGCACCGACACGTCGTCGTGTGTGGAGCGCTTCACTGATGTCGAGGTCCACGCGATCGCCGGGTCGGCACAGAATTTCAAGGTGACGTTCGCACACGACGTGCAGGTCGCCGAGCGTCTGCTCAGCCGGCGCTGACAATCGCTTCCAGCAGTTCCCGGTCATGCGCGAGGTCGACCGCGAAGGCGTTGGGGTCGCCGTCGACGGTACCGACGTTGAGACCGGCCGAGAGCAGAGCGGGAAGGTCGTCGGGTGCAAAGCTGGCCAGCACCGCGGCGGTGTAGCCCCGCGGGTACTGCGCGGTGACGAGTTCCGACCGGTCCACGTTGCCCAGTACAATGCCTTTTGCGGCAACACTTTTCACGCTGTCGGTCATCGTCAGCACCGGCAGCACGACGTCGTGATCCGCGAGCCCCGCCGCCACGCGTACCGCCAGTTCGGCGGGAGCCAGCGGGTAGCGCACATCGTGCACCAGGATCGCGTCCCCCTCGGCGGGAAGCCCCGGCGCGGCAAGCACGGGCACACCACTCAGGCCATGAGCCGCAAGGCATTCCGTAGCGGCTGCGGCCAAGTCTTCGGTGGCCACCACCGTCACGGGCGCCACGCCGCGGACCGCGCGCACGGCCCGCACCAGCGCCGGCTCACCCGCGATCGGCGCGGTGAAGTCAGCCGGCGCGAGCGCTGCGGGCACCGTCACGATCGCCGAAAGAGTCACCGCGCCACCCTATCGTCGGTTGGCTGCTCCCCCTGGCCGCTCCGGAGAAATAAGCCGGCGCGCGGTCACATCCAGCAGAAATCCCAGCGCTCCGATCACCACGATCACCGCCACCACCTGGTCATAGGCCAGCTGGTCGCGGGCGTTGAGCACCTGGTAGCCCAGACCCGAACGCACGCCGAGCATTTCCGCCGGGACCAGCACCACCCAGGCGATTCCCAGGGCCACGCGCACGCCTGTCTGCAGCTGTCCCCGGATAGCCGGCAACACCACGGCGGTGATGAGCTCCCACCGGGTGGCATGGAACGACCGCGCCACGTCCAGGTAGCCCGGGTCGACGGCACGGACCCCGGCCACGGTGTTGATCAACACAGGCCATACGGCGGCCACCGCGATCAGGAAGATCACCGGCTCGTTGCCGATGCCGAACACGGCCACGGCGATGGGTGCCCAGGACAGCGGCGAAATCATCCGCACGAACTGGACGAGCGGCGCGGCCGCCCGCTCGGCCGTGGCGCTGAGCCCGAGCAGCAGGCCGGCCGGAATCCCGATGACGACCGCCACCGCCAGACCGATCACCAACCGCCACAGGCTGATCCCGATGTCGGGCAGCAGGACACCACGGGCGAACAGGTCGACGACCGCGGGCGCCACGCGCTGCGGGGCGGCCTGACGCAGCAGCGAGTGCGGTGCGGACAGCACGGTCGTCGTCAACCACCAGAGACCGACCGCGACGACGACGGCGCCGGCCGGCGGGGCCCAGCGGCGCACCGCCACCGGCGGATCGATCACCGCGCGGACGGGTGTCGTGGTCATGTCAGCTCCAATTGCTCGGTTCGGGTGTAGCCACCACTGAGGCCGAAGGCGGCCGGACCGCCATGGGCCGCAATGGAATTGCGGACGAAAGTGTCGTCGACAAGGTCGCCGTGCACGGTGGTGGGGTCCAACCGGTCGAGGAAGCGCCGGTCGCCGTCGATGACGGTGTCGTGCATGGCCGACACCAGCTCACTGGTGAAGCTCGGGAACGGGAACGGCTGAAAGCCGAGCCGCTGCGGCTGCCACTCCGGGTGATGCAGCGGGTAGGGCGCGGTGGGATACGTCATCGCCAGCGTGATCGCCGGCACCGGCTGGGGCAGGTAGCGCCCGCCGCCGAGTTTCGCCGCGGCCGCCTTCCGATCGTTCGACAGCGCGAGTTGCGCCGTCACCACCGCGTCCGTGAGCTGCTGCACTGCCGCCGGCCGACTGCTGATGACGTCGTCCCGAGTGACCAGAGCGCAGCAGGCATGGTCGCGCCACACATCGCCGAGGAAGGTGTGGATGCGCCCGATCTTCTTGGTCTGGGCCATCGCGTTGAACGGGTCGGCGACGACGTAGCCGCCGATGGTGCCGGTGGCCAGCGCCGGCACCATGTCCGACGGACTCATGACGACGAGTTCCACGGTGCGGTCGGCCCGCGACGCCGACCGCCGGATCACCGGTTGCAATCCGTTGGCCCGCAACAACTTCTGCAGCACGATGTTGTGAATCGACCACCAGAACGGGATCGCCAGCTGCGAACCCGCAAGGTCCGGCAACTCCCGGATGTGCGGTGCGACCGTCAGTGCCGAGCCATTGGTGTGGTTCCAGCCGAGTACCCGGACGCCGCCACCGAGCGCATAGCGCAGCTGCACCGCCATCGGCATCAGCAGGTGCACAACGTCGAGTTGGCGATTCAGGAATGCCTCACCCAGCGCCGCCCAGCTCCGGAACAGCACCGGCTTGCCGACACCGGCCGGATACAACCCGGCGGAATGCGCCAACAACAGCGGTGCGGCGTCGGTGATCGGCAGATAACCCACCCGCAGCGGCCCGCCGGCGGTCGAATCGGTGGTGGCACTGTGCGCCAGGTCCGCCAGGCCGAAGGCGCCACCGGCGGCCGCCGCCGCGGCGATCAGGACCTGCCGTCGCGAGATCAGCAGTCTGCTCATGCCACCCACAGTTCGGAAACCCGGTAATGACTGAGGATTTCGTCACGCAGACCCGACCGGTCCGCCTCGCCCAGGCGCCATTGACGCTGAATGCGGCCGCCATCCGCCAGCAGTACAACACGCTGCGCCAGGGCCAGCGCCTCCTCGACGTCATGGGTGACCAGCAGCACCGTCACGCCCAATTCGGTTGTGAGTGTGGCCAACCACTGCTGCAGGTCGGCACGCGTCGCGGGGTCAAGCGCGCTGAACGGTTCGTCGAGCAGAAGCACCTGGGGCCGGGTCGCGACGGCGCGCAGGATGGCCACCCGCTGGGCCTGCCCGCCGGACAGCTGGTCGGGATAGCGGTCGGCCAGGCTATCGACGCCGAAGCGCCGCATCAGCTCTGCCGCGTAATCCGCGTCGAATCCCTTGCGCCGGTACACGAATCGCTTTGCATAGGAGACGTTGCCCTGCACCGTCAGCCACGGCAGTAGCAACGCGTCCTGGAAGACCACCCCGATGTGCGGACGCTCGCCGCCGGCGGGCCAGCTGACGGTTCCCGAGCTCAGCGATTCCAGGCCGGCCAGCACCCGGAGCAGGGTCGACTTCCCGCTGCCGCTACGCCCGAGAACCGCGACGAATTCTCCGGACTCGACAGCAAGATCGATGTCGTCGAGAACGACGCTGTCGCCAAATCGCTTGGTGCCCGCGGCTATCCGTACTGCTTCAGTTCCCACCTGAGTTGTCCTTCCGATGGTGATTGCACGGGCAGGAAGGCCGCTTCGCGGAACCGGCGGTTGGCCGCCGTCCCCGCGCGGTAGCCCTGGCCACCGGCCAGGGCCGACTCCAGTCGGGTCGCCCCCACCGCGGTGTTGGCGGCGTCCAGTCGGAGCCGGATCACCTCGGCCACATCGGCTTCCCCTGGCGCCGTGGCGAACTCGTACAGCCGTCGACGATTGCGTTCGGCCTGCGACACCAGGTCGGCGAGGTCGCCGTCGAACTGGGCGGCCAGGCCGTCGGTCGCCCGGCCGGCCGCCGTCAGCGCCGCCCCGGTGACGCCGACGCAGAACGCGGTCTGCAACAGTAGGAACGTCGGCTTGATCCCGCGGACGAAGCCGGTGAGGTCGGCGCTGATGATGCGGTCGGCGTGCACCTCGACCTCTTCCAGGCGCAGTGATGTCGACCCGGTGCTGCCCAACGCCATGAGCGCGGGCGCCGGATCGATCACCACGCCGACCGCGCTCACGTCGACCGCGACGACATACAGCCGGCCCGCGGCCGTCCGTGCCGGCAATACGATCAACGCGTCGTCAAAGACGTTGGATGCCCAGCGGATCGGTCCGTTGAGCCGCAGACCACGACGCGTCTCCCCCGCGAAGATCGGGAGCTGTCCGAGGCCCGCCACATGCTTGAGCCCGGCGGCCATGGCGGTCACGCCGGGGCGGCGTGCGGTGCGCAACGCCTCCGACAGGTCCGGCCGGTCGGCGAGGTAGTGAATCGCCATCTGGTGCGCCCAGGCCGAGAATCCGGCGGCGAGGCTCACCGCCGACACCTGCTCGATAACCCGCACCGTGTCGGGCAGGTCCGGCAGGCCGAACAATCCGGCCGCGCCGAGGGCGCGCAGGTCGTCACGGACGTCGGTCTGCCCCGCGTCGAGGTCACCGGCCCGGGCGTCCACCCCGGCGGTGACGTCCGCCAGTCGGGTTGCGACGTCGTCGGATACCAAAGTCGTCATCGTCCACCGCTTTCCAGTCCGTACAACCGATCGATCGGGGTCTGCACAGCCACGCGCGCCCGCCGTACCGCGTCCTCGTCCGGCGCGTCGTAGAAACACAGGCACTTGTCCATGTCGACCCGCACGTAGGTGCGCAGGAAGCTGACTTCGGGCACCTCCGCGTATTTGGGCGCGTTGGCTTTCTTGCGGCTCAGGTAGCTGTCCATGTCCAGGTCGGCGGGCAGGTCCCACTCGACCAGGTATCCGGCCGTGGGGCGGACTGCTTTCAGCTGGTCCAATTCCGCGCCGACGAGTCGCACCTCGTGCGGACCGGTCAGTTCGGCCGCCCCGACTGACGACGCCTCGATCTGCAGCGGACCGCCGACGAGCTCAGCCACGACGAACAACCGGTGCTGGCCGGTCACCTGAGCCTCGATGAGTTCGCCGCCGGCCCGGTGCACTTCGGCGTCGACGGTCTTGATGGCCTGGTCGACCTCGGCCCGGCCGGGCAGTCCTGCGATTTCGTAGAGGTACAGCGTCACGGTGTGTTCCTGTTCGTCGGGCGTCGATGACATCACGACGCTCGCATGAACAGACCGGTCTGTCTATCGAGGTTTCTCGGCTATGGTGCAGCTATGAGCGCGACCCGCACCCGCCGCCCGGACCGGCCGGCGCCCCGCACCGACGCCGCCGGACCAGCCCAGCGGCTGCTCGATACCGCATCGAATCTCTTTGCCGCGCAGGGCATTCGCGCTGTGGGCATCGACACCATCCTGCGCGAGGCGGGCGTCGCCAAGGCCAGCCTCTACAGCTCGTACGGGTCGAAGGACGCGTTGGTGATCGCGTACCTGAACCGATTGGATCAGGCTGATCGCAACCGCTGGGAAGCGAAGACTTCCGGCATCGACGACCCGGTCGACAAGCTGCTGTCGTTCTTCGACCTCGCGGCCGCCGCGGCACGCAAGCGCCAGTTCCGGGGCTGTCTCTACGCCAACGCGGCCACCGAGTTTCCCGGCGACACCCTCGAACCGGTGCGCGCCCATAGGTTGTGGATGCGCCGGCTGCTGACCGAGCTGCTGCGCGACGCCGAGGTGCCCGACGCCGCCGCGGTTGCCCAGCGCATCCAGCTGATCTACGACGGTGCCCTCACCGCGTCCAAACTCGAACGATCAGCCGCGCCCATCACCCTGGCCCGGCAGATGGCGCTCGAGCTCGTCACGTCTGCTCGCGAGCAGACGTAAAGCTGTCGCAAAACGCTGGATTTTGACAGTTTTACGTCTGCTCGCGAGAGAGCCGCTAGTTACTTGGCAGCCGCTGGCTGAATCCCGATGGCCGCCAGCCGTCGCTCGGACGCCTCCGGGCGGACGAACTTCGGCCACCAGAACCACCTGCCGAGTATTGCCGCGATGGCCGGGGTCATGAACGACCGGACGATCAGGGTGTCGAACAGCAGGCCCAGCGCGATGGTGGTGCCGACCTGCGCCATGACCTTCAGGTCGCTGAAGGCGAACGACGCCATGGTGGCCGCGAACACCAGACCCGCCGAGGTGACCACCGATCCGGTGCCCGCCATCGAGCGGATGATGCCGGTCTTCAGACCGCCCGACAGCTCTTCCTTGAACCGGGACACCAGTAGCAGGTTGTAGTCGGAGCCCACCGCGAGCAGCAGGATGACCGACATGGGCAGCACCATCCAGTGCAGCTCGAGGCCAAGGAGGTGCTGCCACAACAGCACCGACATGCCGAACGACGCGCCCAGCGACAGCAGCACGGTGCCGACGATCACGGCCGCCGCGACCATGCTTCGCGTGATGAGCAGCATGATGATGAAAATCAGTGACACCGCTGCGATTCCGGCGATCATCAGGTCGTACTGCGCGCCGTCGTGCATATCCTTGTACGTGGCAGCGGTACCGGCCAGATAGATCTTGGAGCCCTCCAGCGGCGTGCCCTTGATGGCTTCCTTTGCGGCCTGTTTGATCGGGTCGACGTGCGCGATGCCGTCGGGCGTCGCCGGGTCGCCTTCGTGCTGAATGATGAAGCGGACCGACTTGCCGTCCGGCGAGATGAAGTTCTTCATGCCGCGCTTGAAGTCCTTGTTGTCGAAGGCTTCCGGTGGCAGGTAGAAGGAATCGTCATTGAGCGAGTTGTCGAATGCCTCGCCCATCGCCGCCGCGTTGTCCGACGCCGCCGCACGCTGATCCACCTGACCCTTCTGGGTCTGATACATGGACAGCATGTACTGCTTCATGTTCTTCATGACCTCGATCTGAGGCGGCATCACCGTGACCATCTCGGCCGTCAGCTTGTCCATCTTCATCAGATCCGGAACCAGCGTCTGGATGTCGTCGGTCATGACGTCGATGCCGTCGAGGGTGTCGAACAGCGCCCGCGTCGACCAGCACATCGGGATGTCGTAGCAGTGCGGTTCCCAGTACAGGTAATTGCGGATGGGCCGCAGGAAGTCGTCGAAATCGGAGATGTGGTCCCGCAAGTCGGCGACGTCGAGCGCCATGTTGGCGGTCTTCATCGACATGTCATGCGTGGTGGCGGCCATCTGCGTGGTGATGGACTGCATCTTGGTCATCGTGTCGATGCTGACCTGCATGTCGTTGGCCTGCTGCAGCATGTTGGCCATCGAGTCCAGCTGATACTTCTCCGTCATCTTCGAGGTGACGGACTGCATGCCCATGATGAACGGAATCGTCGTGTGCTTGATGGGTTTTCCGTCGGGCCGGGTGATCGTCTGGACGCGCGCGACACCCGGGGTGTGCACGATGGCCCGGGCGATCTTGTTGATCACCAGGAAGTCGGCCGAGTTCCGCAGGTCGTGGTCGCTCTGCACCATCAGCAGCTCGGGGTTCATCCGCGATGCGCTGAAATGCCTTTCGGCGGCGGCATATCCGACGTTGGCGGTCAGCTCGGCCGGCACGTAGCGGCGGGCGTCGTAGTTCGTCTTGTAGCCGGGCAGCGTCACCAGTCCGACGAGGGCAAGCGCCAGCGTGGCGACGAGCACCGGGCCGGGCCAGCGCACCACCAGCACACCGACGCGGCGCCAGCCACGAGAGTGGATGGCGCGCTTGGGTTCGAAGCGCCCGAAGCGGCTACCGATCTTGATGACGGCGGGCCCGAGTGTCAGCGCCGCGAGGACAGCGACGAGCGTGCCGATCGCGCAGGGCACGCCCATGGTCTGGAAGTACGGCAGTCGCGTGAAGCTCAGGCAGAGCATGGCGCCGGCGATCGTCAAACCCGATCCCAGCACCACGTGCGCCGTCCCACGGAACATCGTGTCGTAGGCCTGTACGCGCTCTTCTTTGTCGCCGCGCGCTTCCTGGTAACGGCCGATGGCGAAGATGGCGTAGTCGGTGCCCGCCGCGATCACCATCAGGGTCAGGAGGTTCACCGCGAACGTCGAGAGTCCGATGACGTTGGCGTCGGCCAGGAACGCGACGACGCCGCGGGCAGCGCCGAGTTCGAGGAACACCATCAGCAGGATCAGGATCATCGTCATGATCGACCGGTAGACGAACAGCAGCATCACGGCGATCACCACCAGGGTGATGATCGTGACCTTGGTGACGCTCTTGTCGCCGGCGTGGTGCTGGTCCGACACCAGCGGGGCGCCGCCGGTGACGTACACGTGCAGGCCGGCCGGCGGCTTGGAGTCGGCGACGATCTGCCGGACCGAGGCGACGGAGTCGTTGGCCTTCGTCTCACCCTGATTGCCACGGAGGTAGACCTGGACGTACGCGGCCCTGCCGTCGGCGCTCTGTGAGCCGACGGCGGTGAGCGGGTCACTCCAGAAGTCCGCGACATGCTCGACATGCGCGGTGTTGGCCGTCAGCTTCGCGACGAGACCGTCGTAGTAGTGGTGCGCCTCGGCGCCGAGCGGTTGGTCGCCCTCGAGAACGATCATCGCGTTGCTGTCGGAGTCGAACTCCTGGAAGTTCGCGCCGATCTGCTTCATCGCGATCATCGCCGGGCCGTCCTTGGCGCTGAGCCCGACGGTGTGCTCCTCACCGACCTTCTCCAGCGGTGGGACCAGCGTGTTCGTGGCGACATTGAGCGCGAACCAGCCGATCACGATGGGCACCGCGAGGACCCAGATCAGGTGACCGATCCTGGATCGCTCGGTGTTGGTGGCACTCACTCGGGGCACCCTTCCATCAGGCCCGGTAGGTCCATGGAGATGGAGCTCGGCGGCGTTACACATTCACTGTCGCGCGAAATATACCTAGCCCACCAAACTTTTAGCCATACCGACGGCACAAAAAGCCCTCTACCTCCCGCGAAATGGGACAAATCGGGACCTTTCCGCCCGTTTTCGGCCGTAGCGTTGACGCTGTGGAAAATTCTCCGGCCGACACCTTCGGCAAGCGCTACGGCGAAGTCCTGCTGGTCTCCCAGACGCCGACGGGGCCGCAGGTTGCGGTGTTCAA from Mycolicibacterium phocaicum includes the following:
- a CDS encoding TetR/AcrR family transcriptional regulator, with the protein product MSATRTRRPDRPAPRTDAAGPAQRLLDTASNLFAAQGIRAVGIDTILREAGVAKASLYSSYGSKDALVIAYLNRLDQADRNRWEAKTSGIDDPVDKLLSFFDLAAAAARKRQFRGCLYANAATEFPGDTLEPVRAHRLWMRRLLTELLRDAEVPDAAAVAQRIQLIYDGALTASKLERSAAPITLARQMALELVTSAREQT
- a CDS encoding MMPL/RND family transporter, with the translated sequence MSATNTERSRIGHLIWVLAVPIVIGWFALNVATNTLVPPLEKVGEEHTVGLSAKDGPAMIAMKQIGANFQEFDSDSNAMIVLEGDQPLGAEAHHYYDGLVAKLTANTAHVEHVADFWSDPLTAVGSQSADGRAAYVQVYLRGNQGETKANDSVASVRQIVADSKPPAGLHVYVTGGAPLVSDQHHAGDKSVTKVTIITLVVIAVMLLFVYRSIMTMILILLMVFLELGAARGVVAFLADANVIGLSTFAVNLLTLMVIAAGTDYAIFAIGRYQEARGDKEERVQAYDTMFRGTAHVVLGSGLTIAGAMLCLSFTRLPYFQTMGVPCAIGTLVAVLAALTLGPAVIKIGSRFGRFEPKRAIHSRGWRRVGVLVVRWPGPVLVATLALALVGLVTLPGYKTNYDARRYVPAELTANVGYAAAERHFSASRMNPELLMVQSDHDLRNSADFLVINKIARAIVHTPGVARVQTITRPDGKPIKHTTIPFIMGMQSVTSKMTEKYQLDSMANMLQQANDMQVSIDTMTKMQSITTQMAATTHDMSMKTANMALDVADLRDHISDFDDFLRPIRNYLYWEPHCYDIPMCWSTRALFDTLDGIDVMTDDIQTLVPDLMKMDKLTAEMVTVMPPQIEVMKNMKQYMLSMYQTQKGQVDQRAAASDNAAAMGEAFDNSLNDDSFYLPPEAFDNKDFKRGMKNFISPDGKSVRFIIQHEGDPATPDGIAHVDPIKQAAKEAIKGTPLEGSKIYLAGTAATYKDMHDGAQYDLMIAGIAAVSLIFIIMLLITRSMVAAAVIVGTVLLSLGASFGMSVLLWQHLLGLELHWMVLPMSVILLLAVGSDYNLLLVSRFKEELSGGLKTGIIRSMAGTGSVVTSAGLVFAATMASFAFSDLKVMAQVGTTIALGLLFDTLIVRSFMTPAIAAILGRWFWWPKFVRPEASERRLAAIGIQPAAAK
- a CDS encoding DUF4242 domain-containing protein, giving the protein MTLYLYEIAGLPGRAEVDQAIKTVDAEVHRAGGELIEAQVTGQHRLFVVAELVGGPLQIEASSVGAAELTGPHEVRLVGAELDQLKAVRPTAGYLVEWDLPADLDMDSYLSRKKANAPKYAEVPEVSFLRTYVRVDMDKCLCFYDAPDEDAVRRARVAVQTPIDRLYGLESGGR